A genomic region of Manihot esculenta cultivar AM560-2 chromosome 15, M.esculenta_v8, whole genome shotgun sequence contains the following coding sequences:
- the LOC110602420 gene encoding alpha,alpha-trehalose-phosphate synthase [UDP-forming] 5: MVSRSYSNLLDLASGESPTFGRERKRLPRVATVAGVLSELEDENSNSVGSDAPSSVSQERMIIVGNQLPLRVHQSPDGNGEWCFSWDEDSLLLQLRDGLGEDVEVIYVGCLKEEVDPSEQDDVAQTLLESFKCVPAFIPPELFSKYYHGFCKQHLWPLFHYMLPLSPDLGGRFDRSLWQAYVSVNKIFADKVMEVISPDDDYVWVHDYHLMVLPTFLRKRFNRVKLGFFLHSPFPSSEIYRTLPVRDELLRALLNADLIGFHTFDYARHFLSCCSRMLGLSYQSKRGYIGLEYYGRTVSIKILPVGIHIGQLQSVLNLPETESKVAELHDQFRGQTVILGVDDMDIFKGISLKLLAMEQLLLQHPDKRGEVVLVQIANPARGRGRDVQEVQSETKATVRRINEIFGRPGYAPVVLIDTPLQFYERIAYYVIAECCLVTAVRDGMNLIPYEYVICRQGNDKLDETLGLNTFDPKKSMLVVSEFIGCSPSLSGAIRVNPWNIDAVAEAMDSALVIPEPEKQMRHEKHYRYVSTHDVAYWARSFLQDLERACRDHVRRRCWGIGFGLGFRVIALDPNFRKLSVEHIVSAYKRTKHRAILLDYDGTMILSGSISTAPSTEAVGILNNLCRDPKNVVFVVSGKDKETLAEWFSSSEKLGIAAEHGYFVRPNHDVDWETCVSVPDFDWKQIAEPVMKLYTETTDGSAIETKESALVWNYQYADPDFGSCQAKELLDHLESVLTNEPVSVKSGQHIVEVKPQGVNKGLVAQCLLETMQKKGMLPDFVLCIGDDRSDEDMFEVIMSARAGPSLSPVAEVFACTVGQKPSKAKYYLEDTSEILRMLEGLANASELAARSSPPIGAKTDH, translated from the exons ATGGTTTCAAGGTCATACTCAAACCTCTTGGATCTTGCTTCTGGTGAGTCCCCGACTTTTGGTCGTGAGAGGAAGAGACTCCCTAGAGTGGCAACTGTTGCTGGAGTATTATCTGAGCTAGAGGACGAAAATAGCAACAGTGTTGGCTCTGATGCTCCCTCATCTGTCTCTCAAGAACGGATGATCATTGTGGGAAACCAGCTTCCCCTTCGGGTACATCAAAGTCCTGATGGAAATGGAGAATGGTGCTTTAGCTGGGATGAAGATTCTCTTCTCTTACAACTCAGAGATGGTCTTGGAGAAGATGTAGAAGTTATCTATGTTGGTTGTCTTAAAGAAGAGGTCGACCCCAGTGAGCAAGATGATGTAGCCCAAACATTGCTTGAATCTTTCAAATGTGTTCCGGCTTTTATCCCTCCTGAACTTTTTAGTAAATACTATCATGGATTCTGTAAACAGCATTTGTGGCCTTTATTTCACTACATGCTCCCTCTATCACCAGATCTTGGTGGCAGGTTTGATAGGTCACTTTGGCAGGCTTATGTTTCTGTGAACAAGATATTTGCAGACAAAGTAATGGAAGTGATCAGCCCTGATGATGATTATGTGTGGGTTCATGACTACCATTTGATGGTTTTGCCGACATTTTTGAGGAAGAGGTTTAATAGAGTAAAGCTTGGGTTCTTCCTCCATAGTCCATTTCCATCATCTGAAATATATCGTACTCTTCCTGTTAGGGATGAACTTCTGAGAGCACTTCTCAATGCTGACCTTATTGGCTTTCATACTTTTGATTATGCAAGGCACTTCCTCTCTTGCTGTAGTAGGATGCTTGGTCTTTCTTATCAGTCTAAGCGAGGTTACATAGGTCTCGAGTATTATGGTCGCACTGTCAGCATAAAGATTCTGCCTGTTGGGATTCATATAGGCCAACTCCAATCAGTGTTGAATCTTCCTGAGACAGAATCGAAGGTTGCAGAGTTACATGATCAGTTTAGAGGTCAAACTGTCATTCTTGGCGTTGATGACATGGATATTTTTAAAGGAATCAGCTTGAAACTTTTGGCCATGGAGCAACTGCTCTTGCAACATCCTGATAAGAGGGGTGAAGTTGTTCTGGTTCAAATTGCAAACCCAGCAAGAGGCCGAGGACGTGATGTGCAAGAGGTTCAATCTGAAACCAAGGCCACTGTGAGGAGGATTAACGAGATATTTGGAAGACCAGGATATGCTCCAGTAGTTTTAATTGATACCCCACTCCAATTTTATGAGCGCATTGCTTATTATGTCATTGCAGAATGTTGTCTTGTTACTGCAGTAAGGGATGGGATGAATTTAATACCCTATGAGTATGTTATATGCCGGCAAGGAAATGATAAGCTGGACGAGACATTGGGGCTAAACACATTTGATCCAAAAAAGAGCATGCTGGTTGTTTCGGAGTTTATTGGATGCTCTCCATCATTAAGTGGGGCAATTCGAGTAAATCCATGGAACATTGATGCTGTGGCTGAAGCTATGGATTCTGCTCTAGTAATCCCTGAGCCAGAAAAGCAGATGCGACATGAGAAGCACTATAGGTATGTTAGTACGCATGATGTTGCATATTGGGCTCGTAGCTTTTTGCAGGACCTTGAAAGGGCTTGCAGGGATCATGTGAGGAGGAGGTGTTGGGGAATTGGATTTGGTTTAGGTTTTCGGGTAATTGCTTTGGACCCAAATTTCAGGAAACTTTCAGTTGAACACATTGTTTCGGCTTATAAGAGGACAAAGCATCGTGCAATTCTTTTGGATTATGATGGAACTATGATTCTTTCAGGTTCGATTAGTACTGCTCCTAGCACAGAGGCTGTTGGAATCTTGAACAATTTATGTAGAGACCCAAAGAATGTGGTTTTTGTTGTCAGTGGGAAGGACAAGGAGACTTTAGCTGAATGGTTTTCTTCTTCTGAAAAGCTTGGGATTGCAGCAGAGCATGGTTATTTTGTAAG GCCAAATCATGATGTAGATTGGGAAACATGTGTCTCAGTGCCAGATTTTGATTGGAAACAGATTGCTGAGCCAGTAATGAAATTATATACTGAAACAACTGATGGTTCGGCCATTGAGACCAAAGAGAGTGCTCTAGTATGGAATTACCAATATGCAGATCCAGATTTTGGTTCGTGCCAGGCTAAGGAGCTTCTAGATCATCTAGAAAGTGTTCTTACAAATGAGCCAGTTTCAGTCAAGAGTGGCCAACACATAGTAGAAGTTAAACCTCAG GGGGTGAACAAAGGTCTGGTGGCGCAGTGTCTCCTGGAAACAATGCAAAAGAAAGGAATGCTTCCTGATTTTGTTCTGTGCATTGGGGATGACCGATCTGATGAAGACATGTTTGAGGTGATAATGAGTGCAAGGGCAGGCCCCTCTCTTTCCCCAGTTGCTGAAGTTTTTGCTTGCACTGTTGGCCAAAAACCTAGCAAGGCTAAGTACTACTTGGAAGACACGTCTGAGATTTTGAGAATGCTGGAAGGCCTGGCCAATGCTTCAGAGCTGGCTGCCCGAAGCTCTCCACCAATCGGCGCAAAGACTGATCATTGA